From the Quercus lobata isolate SW786 chromosome 6, ValleyOak3.0 Primary Assembly, whole genome shotgun sequence genome, one window contains:
- the LOC115950359 gene encoding uncharacterized protein LOC115950359 produces the protein MVNEIDDDFNDVAISTFKLGLPSKHGLWNSLTGKPLTSIRQLMDRIDKYKRVEEDRQQDKGKGKVIPQERRDFRLDRYSNNKTRRDFAGQSEPAAPQVVSTIFRESVHQILEKIKNEPYFRWSNKMGGDSLRRNRSLHCLYHQEWGHTIEDCRTLWNHLEQLVKEGRLQQFLYQPNGQRDQSRTGARGNAPPRPTLGTINVIFAAPGKIGSHPTRVMSIARSPTEDPNSEPKKARLEIRPSLSFSDKDKIGTIQPHDDALVVTLKIGGYDVKRVMVAQGS, from the coding sequence ATGGTCAATGAGATAGATGATGATTTTAACGATGTAGCCATCAGTACTTTCAAACTCGGCCTACCTTCCAAGCATGGTTTATGGAATTCTTTGACTGGAAAACCTCTTACCAGTATACGCCAACTCATGGATCGGATTGATAAATATAAGAGGGTTGAAGAAGACCGGCAGCAAGATAAGGGGAAAGgcaaggttatccctcaggagaggagggattttagGTTGGATCGTTATAGCAATAACAAAACCCGAAGGGATTTTGCTGGGCAGTCTGAGCCTGCAGCTCCTCAAGTGGTGAGCACTATATTCAGAGAATCAGTGCAtcaaattttggagaagatcaagaacgAGCCATACTTCAGATGGTCGAACAAGATGGGTGGAGACTCTTTGAGACGCAACCGAAGCCTTCATTGCCTATATCACCAAGAGTGGGGACATACCATCGAAGACTGTCGAACGCTGTGGAACCATCTGGAGCAATTGGTAAAAGAGGGGAGGTTACAACAATTTCTGTATCAACCCAACGGACAAAGAGACCAATCAAGGACAGGGGCTCGGGGGAATGCTCCTCCAAGGCCCACATTAGGTACAATCAATGTCATTTTTGCTGCACCTGGGAAAATTGGTTCTCACCCTACCAGGGTGATGTCTATAGCTAGATCACCAACTGAGGACCCTAACTCTGAGCCAAAGAAGGCTAGATTGGAAATTAGACCTTCATTGAGTTTCTCGGACAAAGACAAGATTGGAACCATCCAACCACATGATGACGCTTTGGTGGTTACCCTCAAAATAggggggtatgatgtgaagagagtaATGGTGGCCCAGGGCAGCTGA
- the LOC115995053 gene encoding uncharacterized protein LOC115995053, giving the protein MLLLSPPSTSLPSPLRNSFSFKDGRARSHTPLKLVGMAKESSDSNNDIIEKVAVAGGLVSTPVIGWSLYTLKTTGCGLPPGPGGSIGALEGVSYLVVVGIVAWSLYTKNKTGSGLPNGPFGLLGAVEGLSYLTLLAILVVFGLQYFQQGYIPGPLPADQCFG; this is encoded by the coding sequence ATGTTGCTATTATCACCACCATCAACTTCTCTGCCGTCACCACTGCGTAACTCATTCAGCTTCAAAGATGGAAGAGCAAGATCGCACACTCCTCTCAAACTCGTGGGCATGGCAAAGGAGAGCAGCGATAGCAACAACGACATTATAGAGAAAGTAGCAGTAGCTGGTGGGTTGGTCTCAACCCCAGTAATTGGTTGGTCCCTCTACACGCTCAAAACAACAGGGTGTGGCCTCCCCCCAGGTCCAGGGGGCTCAATAGGTGCGCTAGAGGGCGTGAGCTATTTAGTCGTTGTGGGAATTGTAGCTTGGTCCTTgtacaccaaaaacaaaactggTTCGGGTTTGCCTAATGGTCCTTTTGGGTTGTTAGGAGCTGTTGAAGGCCTATCATATCTAACATTACTTGCCATCCTCGTTGTGTTCGGGTTGCAGTATTTTCAACAAGGTTATATTCCAGGTCCTCTCCCAGCTGACCAGTGCTTTGGCtga